TTTTTCGCAAATTGGTTCGGACATGGCGTTTTAACCTATTATGCCGGCTGGTATATCGGACAAATATCGTTTGCAGACGGAGTAGATTTTTCGCAAATTCCCGGGTTTCCCGCTATCGGATTTTTATATGCACTGTCAGCGGGATTCGCAAACGGAGCGGTTTATTTAACTTCTACGATTTCGGACATGGAAGGCGACAAACGTGTAAATAAACGAACTTTCGCCGTTGCTTACGGGGTAAAAAACACAGCGTTTTTAGCGACATTATGTGTCGTAGTTTCGTTTTTGACGGCGTTTTTAATTCCATATTCGTTTTGGATAATGGCGATTCCCGCCGGATTGTGCATTCCGTTATTTTTCTCGCTATATAAATCGCAAAAAATTGACCTTGCGTTTAAGACATTCAGGTATCCGGTCGTAATTTTGTCGATAATGACTGCGTTATTTGTCCCTGTTTATGCGGTTTTGGTGTTCGCTGTGGTAATTTTGAGCCGAATTTACTATAAAAAGCGCTTCAACCTTGAATATCCGTCATTTCGCAAGGAGTGATTTCTGAAAACACTTAAATTTTGTTTGGATTTATTTTTCATAACTCGTCCTGTTGTTCTAGTTCCCGTATGGGGATTTGCTCTTTTCGGATATAGAATTTCGTCGCAAACAAGCAATATTTTTCAGACGATAAATTTTTCGGTTATT
This window of the Chitinispirillales bacterium genome carries:
- a CDS encoding UbiA family prenyltransferase; its protein translation is MAVKKITIFILDLIFLIRPTLLVPVWTILFLGCITAQERSFFDISLNFFSPFSKMFLSFTAVVGWIYIVNQIADRESDKINNKLFILSHNHIPVRFAWIEAIVLLVFSLLSAWFWLDFVCFLIILFAAILGFLYNCPPLKLKDTAWNGFFANWFGHGVLTYYAGWYIGQISFADGVDFSQIPGFPAIGFLYALSAGFANGAVYLTSTISDMEGDKRVNKRTFAVAYGVKNTAFLATLCVVVSFLTAFLIPYSFWIMAIPAGLCIPLFFSLYKSQKIDLAFKTFRYPVVILSIMTALFVPVYAVLVFAVVILSRIYYKKRFNLEYPSFRKE